From Alphaproteobacteria bacterium, a single genomic window includes:
- a CDS encoding TetR/AcrR family transcriptional regulator, with amino-acid sequence MSPDSRHDLVTAQVENPDLVDRRRGQIIAAAIKLFGARGYYTVTIKDIAQEAGISPGLIYQYFRNKEDVLLLTLLERLDQYHREVAAAAAREPEPLARLYAAFAAYCGVVDANKEATILAYRSFRSLDPERRKPVLRREREIHALLAGCVRACQERGLVRALDVDLVCSQLASMAHAWALQSWRFDRSHDVHAYVRASFDLLAHGLLTPAGATAAADLGPF; translated from the coding sequence ATGAGCCCCGACAGCCGCCACGACCTCGTCACCGCCCAGGTCGAGAACCCGGATCTGGTCGACCGGCGCCGCGGCCAGATCATCGCCGCCGCGATCAAGCTGTTCGGCGCGCGCGGCTATTACACCGTCACCATCAAGGACATCGCCCAGGAGGCCGGCATCAGCCCCGGCCTGATCTACCAGTATTTCCGCAACAAGGAGGACGTGCTCCTCCTCACCCTGCTGGAGCGGTTGGACCAGTACCACCGCGAGGTCGCCGCCGCGGCCGCCCGCGAGCCGGAACCGCTCGCCCGCCTCTATGCCGCCTTTGCCGCCTATTGCGGCGTGGTCGACGCCAACAAGGAAGCGACCATCCTCGCCTATCGCTCGTTCCGTTCGCTGGACCCGGAACGCCGCAAGCCGGTGCTGCGACGCGAACGCGAGATTCACGCGCTCCTGGCGGGCTGTGTCCGCGCCTGCCAGGAACGGGGATTGGTCCGCGCCCTCGACGTGGACCTGGTCTGTTCGCAACTGGCCTCCATGGCCCATGCCTGGGCGCTGCAATCCTGGCGCTTCGACCGCAGCCACGACGTGCACGCCTATGTCCGCGCCTCGTTCGACCTGCTGGCCCACGGCCTGCTCACCCCCGCCGGCGCCACCGCCGCCGCCGACCTCGGCCCTTTTTGA
- a CDS encoding cell division protein ZapE, which yields MTDAGAAGPVAGLKALVARGDLRPDPLQRAAAERLQGLYEDLRGYRPAPPPPERKGLLGRLGFGGGRREAPPPVPSGLYLFGPVGRGKSMLMDLFFDTAPVQPKRRVHFHAFMQEVQERVHARRQSGAEGDPIPDIARDVAEQATLLCFDEFQVENIADAMILGRLFQALFDRGVVVVATSNVEPQNLYKDGLQRERFLPFIALIQERLSVFELESETDYRLDRLKGRPTYHTPLDEAATEALDRAFRDLTDDAPPHAETLKVRGRKLTAPVTAKGVARFTFEDLCARPLGAADYLAIAARFHTVILDGIPVLPPEKRNEAKRFVTLIDALYEAKTNLICSAAALPQALNPEGETSFAFQRTVSRLMEMQADDYIAARRPTEAPA from the coding sequence ATGACGGACGCTGGGGCCGCCGGCCCGGTCGCGGGGCTGAAGGCCCTGGTGGCCCGCGGGGACTTGCGGCCGGATCCGTTGCAACGGGCGGCGGCGGAACGGCTACAGGGGCTGTACGAGGACTTGCGGGGCTACCGACCGGCGCCGCCACCGCCGGAGCGCAAGGGGTTGCTGGGCCGGCTGGGCTTCGGCGGCGGGAGGCGCGAGGCGCCGCCGCCCGTTCCGAGCGGGCTCTATCTGTTCGGGCCGGTCGGCCGCGGCAAGTCCATGCTGATGGACCTGTTCTTCGACACCGCGCCGGTGCAGCCGAAACGCCGGGTCCACTTCCACGCCTTCATGCAGGAGGTGCAGGAGCGCGTGCACGCCCGCCGCCAGAGCGGGGCCGAGGGCGACCCGATCCCGGACATCGCCCGCGACGTGGCCGAGCAGGCGACGCTGCTGTGCTTCGACGAGTTCCAGGTGGAGAACATCGCCGACGCCATGATCCTGGGGCGGCTGTTCCAGGCCCTGTTCGACCGCGGCGTGGTGGTGGTCGCCACCTCGAATGTGGAGCCGCAGAATCTTTACAAGGACGGCTTGCAGCGCGAGCGGTTTTTGCCGTTCATCGCCCTGATCCAGGAGCGGCTGTCGGTGTTCGAACTGGAGTCGGAAACCGACTACCGGCTCGACCGGCTGAAGGGCCGGCCCACCTATCACACCCCCCTGGACGAGGCGGCGACGGAGGCGCTGGACCGGGCCTTCCGCGACCTGACTGACGATGCGCCGCCGCATGCGGAGACGCTGAAGGTGCGGGGGCGCAAGCTGACGGCGCCGGTGACGGCGAAAGGCGTGGCGCGGTTCACGTTCGAGGATTTGTGCGCGCGGCCGCTGGGCGCGGCGGATTATCTGGCGATTGCGGCGCGGTTCCACACCGTCATTCTGGACGGCATCCCGGTCCTGCCGCCGGAAAAGCGGAACGAGGCCAAGCGGTTCGTCACCCTGATCGACGCGCTTTACGAGGCCAAGACCAACCTGATCTGCTCCGCCGCGGCCCTGCCCCAGGCGCTGAACCCGGAAGGCGAGACGTCGTTCGCCTTCCAGCGCACCGTGTCGCGCTTGATGGAGATGCAGGCGGACGACTATATCGCGGCGCGGCGCCCGACCGAGGCGCCGGCCTGA
- a CDS encoding CoA transferase: MPEAPLLPPHPPRAADAPKALDGIRVLDFTHFIAGPLATMLLGDLGAEIVKIEKIAGGDDFRRFGPQRADMGPAFVWCNRNKQSVALDLTRPEGQQIARDLAATADVVIENFSAGVMDRFGLGYAALAAANPRLVYCAVSAYGRSGPYAGRLGFDPIAQAESGFMSLTGQADGDPLRAGPSIMDNSTAMMACNTVLAALMARERLGQGQYCEVSLFDTAVQMSGFHAMLYLMSGQVPERFGNSSKDSAPTDVFEAADGPFYITCANDRTFQRLVRSVLGRPDLAEHPDFAEGRTRAANKDKLAAIIRPLFAAQPRADLLAKMLEAGVPAGEVRALDEVYAAGEIRERGRATAIPFPDGGSVPNIAPPFQFRATPVADPVAAPLLGQHTAAVLTRLLGYDTSRIAALAEAGVIHIAEAGVIHIAEAGAIRLAETDR, translated from the coding sequence ATGCCCGAAGCGCCCCTCCTGCCGCCCCACCCGCCGCGCGCGGCAGACGCGCCCAAGGCCCTGGACGGCATCCGCGTGCTGGATTTCACCCATTTCATCGCCGGGCCGCTCGCCACCATGCTGCTGGGCGATCTGGGGGCGGAGATCGTCAAGATCGAGAAAATCGCCGGCGGCGACGATTTCCGCCGCTTCGGCCCGCAGCGGGCCGACATGGGGCCGGCCTTCGTCTGGTGCAACCGCAACAAACAGAGCGTCGCCCTCGACCTGACCCGGCCGGAGGGCCAGCAGATCGCCCGCGATCTGGCCGCGACCGCCGACGTGGTGATCGAGAACTTCTCCGCCGGCGTCATGGACCGTTTCGGCCTCGGCTACGCGGCGCTGGCGGCGGCGAACCCGCGCCTGGTCTATTGCGCCGTCTCCGCCTATGGCCGTTCCGGCCCCTATGCCGGCCGGCTCGGCTTCGATCCCATCGCCCAGGCGGAAAGCGGCTTTATGAGCCTGACCGGCCAGGCCGACGGCGACCCGCTGCGCGCCGGCCCCTCGATCATGGACAACAGCACCGCCATGATGGCCTGCAACACCGTGTTGGCCGCGCTGATGGCGCGGGAGCGCCTGGGGCAGGGCCAGTATTGCGAGGTGTCGCTGTTCGACACCGCGGTGCAGATGAGCGGCTTCCACGCCATGCTCTATCTGATGAGCGGCCAGGTGCCCGAGCGCTTCGGCAATTCCAGCAAGGACAGCGCGCCGACCGACGTGTTCGAGGCGGCGGACGGGCCGTTCTACATCACCTGCGCCAACGACCGCACCTTTCAGCGCCTGGTCCGCAGCGTGCTGGGCCGCCCCGACCTCGCCGAGCATCCGGACTTCGCCGAGGGTCGCACCCGCGCCGCCAACAAGGACAAGCTGGCGGCGATCATCCGCCCCCTGTTCGCCGCCCAACCGCGGGCGGACCTGCTCGCCAAAATGCTGGAGGCCGGCGTGCCGGCCGGCGAGGTGCGGGCGCTGGACGAGGTCTATGCGGCCGGCGAGATCCGGGAGCGCGGCCGTGCCACCGCCATTCCCTTCCCGGACGGCGGCAGCGTGCCGAACATCGCGCCGCCCTTCCAGTTCCGCGCGACGCCGGTGGCCGACCCGGTCGCAGCACCGCTGCTCGGCCAACACACCGCCGCGGTGCTGACCCGCCTGCTCGGCTACGACACGTCGCGCATCGCCGCCCTCGCCGAGGCCGGCGTGATCCACATTGCCGAGGCCGGCGTGATCCACATTGCCGAGGCCGGCGCGATCCGCCTGGCGGAGACCGACCGATGA
- a CDS encoding MaoC family dehydratase N-terminal domain-containing protein: MQPRQPRGLYFEDFEIGKPYRTPRRTVTSTDIVNFACLSGDFNAPHVDHEFCKEQPYGEPIAHGPLVLAIAGGLMCQSGVNDGTIIAMMGTDDWRIHKPVKHGDTLEVINTPVEKRLTSDGKRGIVVFHREIRNQRGEAVHTMKSSSLYRCRPDA; the protein is encoded by the coding sequence ATGCAACCGCGACAGCCGCGCGGCCTCTATTTCGAGGATTTCGAGATCGGCAAGCCGTACCGCACGCCCCGGCGCACGGTGACGTCCACCGACATCGTCAACTTCGCCTGCCTTTCCGGCGACTTCAACGCGCCGCATGTGGACCACGAATTCTGCAAGGAGCAACCCTATGGCGAGCCCATCGCCCACGGCCCGCTGGTCCTCGCCATCGCCGGCGGCCTGATGTGCCAGAGCGGCGTCAACGACGGCACCATCATCGCCATGATGGGCACGGACGACTGGCGCATCCACAAGCCGGTGAAGCATGGCGACACGCTGGAAGTCATCAACACGCCGGTCGAAAAGCGCCTGACCAGCGACGGCAAGCGGGGCATCGTCGTCTTCCACCGCGAAATCCGCAACCAGCGCGGCGAGGCGGTGCACACGATGAAATCGTCCAGCCTCTATCGCTGCCGGCCGGATGCCTGA
- a CDS encoding acyl-CoA/acyl-ACP dehydrogenase, translating to MTDPHLTHGFTDEQKLLRESVLGTLARVLPPEKIRELDRAGEYPYEACRALAELGVNGIVYPKADGGLGGSFKDLAVLGEALAYHYGGIAQAWGITCIYAGMHIALHGSEAMRREILPPIMAGDMRLALCLSEPDHGSDVAGIECFARRDGDAYVLSGQKIYNSAAHVAHNLVVVAKTKPGRGYDGISLFLVDTTLPGVTVNRLSALGRHTTEANHCFFDGVRLPADRLIGTENDGWHGLMKCLNVERLNLAANGVGNTLRILEHALAYARERQQFGRPIGKFQAVSHKFAEMQMMYQTARAQTFRVAEMLDAGLDPILENAVAKAYATEVNWKVADMAMQIMAGAGYIVDPDMQMLFRDARVGPIGGGTSEIQRNVIASRMGL from the coding sequence ATGACCGACCCGCATCTGACCCACGGCTTCACAGACGAGCAGAAACTGCTGCGCGAGAGCGTGCTCGGCACGCTCGCCCGAGTGCTGCCGCCGGAGAAAATCCGCGAGCTGGACCGGGCCGGCGAATACCCCTATGAGGCCTGCCGGGCGCTGGCCGAGTTGGGCGTCAACGGCATCGTCTATCCCAAGGCCGACGGCGGCCTCGGCGGCTCGTTCAAAGACCTGGCCGTGCTGGGCGAGGCGCTGGCCTACCATTATGGCGGCATCGCCCAGGCCTGGGGCATCACCTGCATCTATGCCGGCATGCACATCGCCCTGCACGGCTCCGAAGCGATGCGGCGGGAGATCCTGCCGCCCATCATGGCCGGCGACATGCGCTTGGCCCTTTGCCTCTCCGAGCCGGACCACGGCTCCGACGTCGCCGGCATCGAATGCTTCGCCCGGCGCGACGGCGACGCCTATGTGCTGTCGGGCCAGAAAATCTACAACAGCGCCGCGCACGTGGCCCACAATCTGGTCGTGGTCGCCAAGACCAAGCCCGGCCGCGGCTATGACGGCATCAGCCTGTTCCTGGTCGACACCACCCTGCCCGGCGTCACCGTCAACCGCCTCTCGGCCCTCGGCCGGCACACGACCGAGGCGAACCACTGCTTTTTCGACGGCGTGCGCCTGCCGGCCGACCGGCTGATCGGCACCGAGAACGACGGCTGGCACGGCCTGATGAAATGCCTGAACGTCGAGCGGCTGAACCTGGCCGCCAACGGCGTCGGCAACACGCTGCGCATCCTGGAGCACGCCCTCGCCTATGCCCGCGAGCGGCAGCAATTCGGCCGGCCCATCGGCAAGTTCCAGGCGGTCAGCCACAAATTCGCCGAGATGCAGATGATGTACCAGACCGCCCGCGCCCAGACCTTCCGCGTGGCGGAGATGCTGGACGCCGGCCTCGACCCGATCCTGGAAAACGCCGTCGCCAAGGCCTATGCGACCGAGGTCAACTGGAAGGTGGCGGACATGGCCATGCAGATCATGGCCGGCGCCGGCTATATCGTCGACCCGGACATGCAGATGCTGTTCCGCGACGCCCGAGTCGGCCCGATCGGCGGCGGCACCAGCGAAATCCAGCGCAATGTCATCGCCAGCCGGATGGGCCTCTAA
- a CDS encoding alpha/beta fold hydrolase, whose protein sequence is MPTISTPGGAIAYSRSGRGTPLVLLLPQSAGPVGVAPFAQGLASGFAVIRYDQRGTGQSPPPSDPEAVSMADRGQEVADLLAALGIARAHLVCHSTGCGIGLAFASAHPERVERLALIAPWSHGDAFLTDMQTLRIAAAAELSAQTYARFNASLLFPPDYRREHAAGFAQLAAEAPPPDVAQFSRRLHAILAFDGRPLLPGIGRPALVVSADDDPLMPAWFGREIAAGLPDARYVELRGGGHMLPETRTSDLLALLVPFLHGADTAR, encoded by the coding sequence ATGCCCACAATCTCCACCCCTGGCGGTGCCATCGCCTATTCCCGCAGCGGTCGGGGAACACCGCTGGTTTTGCTGTTGCCGCAGAGTGCCGGGCCGGTGGGAGTGGCGCCGTTCGCCCAGGGCCTGGCCTCGGGCTTTGCCGTGATCCGCTACGACCAGCGCGGCACCGGCCAGAGCCCGCCGCCGAGCGACCCGGAGGCCGTGTCCATGGCCGACCGCGGCCAAGAGGTGGCGGACCTGCTGGCGGCGCTGGGGATCGCGCGGGCGCATCTGGTCTGCCATTCCACCGGCTGCGGCATCGGCCTCGCCTTCGCGTCCGCCCATCCGGAGCGGGTGGAGCGCCTCGCGCTGATTGCGCCCTGGAGCCATGGCGACGCCTTTCTGACCGACATGCAGACCCTGCGCATTGCCGCCGCGGCGGAACTGAGCGCGCAGACCTATGCCCGGTTCAATGCCAGCCTGCTGTTTCCGCCGGACTATCGGCGCGAGCACGCGGCCGGGTTCGCGCAACTGGCGGCCGAGGCGCCGCCGCCGGACGTGGCGCAGTTCAGCCGGCGGCTGCACGCGATCCTGGCGTTTGACGGCCGTCCGCTGTTGCCGGGAATCGGCCGGCCGGCGCTGGTCGTCTCGGCCGACGACGACCCGCTGATGCCGGCCTGGTTCGGGCGGGAGATCGCGGCGGGGCTTCCCGACGCCCGCTATGTGGAGCTGCGCGGCGGCGGGCACATGCTGCCGGAAACCCGGACAAGCGATCTGCTGGCGCTCCTGGTGCCGTTCCTGCACGGCGCGGATACGGCGCGCTGA
- the mdh gene encoding malate dehydrogenase, translated as MARNKIALIGGGNIGGTLAHLVGLKELGDVVMFDIVEGLPQGKTLDIAQSSPVEGFDASVTGTNDYADLKGADVVIVTAGVARKPGMSRDDLIGINTKVMGSVGEGIKKNCPDAFVICITNPLDAMVGILQQASGLPTNKVVGMAGVLDSARFRLFLAEEFNVSIEDVNAFVLGGHGDTMVPLINYSTVAGIPVPELIKMGWSTQEKIDAIVQRTRDGGAEIVGLLKTGSAFYAPASSAIQMAEAYLKDKRRLLPCAAYLDGEYGVKGLYVGVPVIIGKNGVEKVVEVPLAGADKAAFDHSVAAVTELSGLAVKLRDEAGA; from the coding sequence ATGGCTCGGAACAAGATTGCGCTGATCGGCGGCGGCAATATTGGCGGCACGCTGGCTCACCTGGTCGGTCTGAAGGAACTGGGCGATGTCGTCATGTTCGACATCGTCGAGGGCCTGCCGCAGGGCAAGACCCTGGATATCGCCCAGAGCAGCCCGGTGGAGGGCTTCGACGCCTCCGTGACCGGCACCAACGACTATGCCGACCTCAAGGGCGCGGACGTGGTCATCGTCACCGCCGGCGTGGCGCGCAAGCCGGGCATGAGCCGCGACGACCTGATCGGCATCAACACCAAGGTCATGGGCTCGGTCGGCGAGGGCATCAAGAAGAACTGCCCGGACGCCTTCGTCATCTGCATCACCAACCCGCTGGACGCCATGGTCGGCATCCTGCAGCAGGCGAGCGGCCTGCCGACGAACAAGGTGGTGGGCATGGCCGGCGTGCTGGACAGCGCCCGCTTCCGCCTGTTCCTGGCCGAGGAATTCAACGTCTCGATCGAGGACGTCAACGCCTTCGTGCTCGGCGGGCATGGCGACACCATGGTGCCGCTGATCAACTATTCGACCGTTGCCGGCATTCCGGTGCCGGAGCTGATCAAGATGGGCTGGTCGACGCAGGAAAAGATCGACGCCATCGTCCAGCGCACCCGCGACGGCGGGGCGGAGATCGTCGGCCTGCTCAAGACCGGCTCGGCCTTCTATGCGCCGGCCTCGTCCGCGATCCAGATGGCCGAGGCCTATCTGAAGGACAAGCGCCGCCTGCTGCCCTGCGCCGCCTATCTGGACGGCGAATACGGCGTGAAGGGCCTCTATGTCGGCGTGCCGGTCATCATCGGCAAGAACGGCGTGGAAAAGGTTGTCGAGGTGCCGCTGGCCGGCGCCGACAAGGCCGCATTCGACCACTCGGTGGCTGCGGTTACCGAATTGTCAGGTCTTGCGGTCAAGCTGCGCGATGAGGCGGGCGCCTGA
- a CDS encoding EthD domain-containing protein, with translation MPKDRPPQTPGVKMQYLIKRRPGPSREELIAHWFANHMPSVIARNEQSRAEGRLHATRYVASLFDPDGAAPPAWDGVAQLWFETEPPRPAQASGTVPADSFQQKAEPYWPWATREWVVLDGRLPLEPLTLNPPFPCTRSGFVKQVSLVPAKPGADVAALFDHWLDVHAPNVLETMRKVGGFRYAVSLSLAPEQAPYAGMAELYFPDTAAQAAFWRTLQPDGFQQWADAENTLRFRCGTEMVGIEAPQA, from the coding sequence ATGCCCAAGGACCGACCGCCCCAGACCCCGGGCGTCAAAATGCAGTATCTGATCAAGCGCCGCCCCGGCCCCAGCCGCGAGGAGCTGATCGCCCACTGGTTCGCCAACCACATGCCCAGCGTCATCGCCCGCAACGAACAGAGCCGCGCCGAAGGCCGGTTGCATGCCACCCGCTATGTGGCGAGCCTGTTCGACCCCGACGGCGCCGCGCCGCCGGCCTGGGATGGTGTCGCGCAGCTCTGGTTCGAAACCGAACCGCCGCGCCCGGCCCAGGCCAGCGGCACCGTGCCGGCGGACAGTTTTCAGCAGAAGGCCGAGCCCTACTGGCCCTGGGCGACGCGCGAATGGGTGGTGCTCGACGGCAGGCTGCCGCTGGAGCCGCTGACCCTGAACCCGCCCTTCCCCTGCACCCGCAGCGGCTTCGTCAAGCAGGTCTCGCTGGTGCCGGCGAAACCGGGGGCGGACGTCGCCGCCCTGTTCGACCACTGGCTGGACGTGCACGCGCCGAACGTGCTGGAGACCATGCGCAAGGTCGGCGGCTTCCGCTATGCGGTGAGCCTCAGCCTCGCGCCCGAACAGGCCCCCTATGCGGGCATGGCGGAACTGTATTTCCCGGACACCGCCGCCCAGGCCGCGTTCTGGCGGACGCTGCAACCGGATGGCTTTCAGCAATGGGCCGACGCCGAAAACACGCTCCGCTTCCGCTGCGGCACCGAAATGGTCGGTATCGAGGCCCCACAGGCATAG
- a CDS encoding Gfo/Idh/MocA family oxidoreductase produces MNLSRLLAARAEAGQPLRAGLIGAGKFGSMFLSQARRTPGLQVMAVADLDADRARAALAGVHWPAEQYAAQSFEEARVSGGCHVTEDAMAMIAAPGLDVVIDATGSPSAGIRHAQEAFRQGRHMVMVNVEADVLAGPLLARMARQAGVVYSLAYGDQPALIAEQVDWARACGLEVVAAGKGTRYQPRYHQSTPATVWDHYGLSANEAVAGGLNPQMFNSFLDGTKSGIEMAAVANACGLNAPKDGLAFPAVGFNRFAQDLIPRADGGLLDGRGMVEVVASEDRDGQPLPDDLRWGVYVVFDGETDYVKDCFRQYGVLTDAGGRYAALWRPYHLIGLELGISVASVGLRGEPTGCPEAFRADVVATAKFDLKAGQRLDGEGGYTVWGKLMPAADSLRLGGLPIGLAHGVTLKRDVAEGEALGWDDVVYDAADPTIAFRRQMEAAFGG; encoded by the coding sequence ATGAACCTCTCCCGACTCCTCGCCGCGCGCGCCGAGGCCGGCCAGCCCTTGCGGGCCGGCCTGATCGGCGCCGGCAAGTTCGGCTCCATGTTCCTGTCGCAGGCGCGGCGGACGCCCGGCCTGCAGGTGATGGCCGTGGCGGACCTGGACGCGGACCGGGCCCGGGCCGCGCTGGCGGGCGTGCACTGGCCGGCGGAGCAGTATGCGGCGCAGAGCTTCGAGGAGGCGCGCGTCTCCGGCGGCTGCCATGTGACCGAGGATGCGATGGCGATGATCGCCGCCCCCGGTCTGGACGTGGTGATCGACGCCACCGGCAGCCCGTCCGCCGGCATCCGCCACGCGCAGGAGGCGTTCCGGCAGGGCCGGCACATGGTCATGGTCAATGTGGAGGCGGACGTGCTGGCCGGCCCGTTGCTGGCGCGGATGGCGCGGCAGGCGGGCGTGGTCTACAGCCTGGCCTATGGCGACCAGCCGGCGCTGATCGCCGAGCAGGTGGATTGGGCGCGGGCCTGCGGCCTGGAGGTGGTGGCCGCCGGCAAGGGCACCCGCTACCAGCCGCGCTACCACCAGTCGACCCCGGCAACGGTCTGGGATCACTATGGTCTGTCGGCAAACGAGGCGGTGGCGGGCGGCCTGAACCCGCAGATGTTCAACAGCTTCCTGGACGGCACCAAGTCCGGCATCGAGATGGCGGCGGTGGCCAATGCCTGCGGCCTGAACGCGCCGAAGGACGGGCTCGCCTTTCCGGCGGTGGGCTTCAACCGGTTCGCGCAGGACCTGATCCCCCGCGCCGACGGCGGCCTGCTCGACGGCCGCGGCATGGTCGAGGTGGTGGCGAGCGAGGACCGGGACGGCCAGCCGCTGCCCGACGACCTGCGCTGGGGCGTCTATGTCGTGTTCGACGGCGAAACCGACTATGTGAAGGACTGTTTCCGCCAGTACGGCGTGCTGACCGATGCCGGCGGGCGTTATGCGGCGCTGTGGCGGCCCTATCACCTGATCGGGCTGGAACTGGGCATTTCGGTCGCCAGCGTCGGCCTGCGCGGCGAGCCGACCGGCTGCCCGGAGGCGTTCCGCGCCGACGTGGTGGCAACCGCCAAGTTCGACCTGAAGGCCGGGCAGCGGCTGGACGGCGAGGGCGGCTATACGGTCTGGGGCAAGCTGATGCCGGCGGCGGATTCGCTGCGGCTCGGCGGCCTGCCCATCGGCCTCGCCCATGGCGTGACGCTGAAGCGCGACGTGGCAGAGGGCGAGGCGCTCGGCTGGGACGATGTGGTCTATGACGCGGCCGACCCGACCATTGCCTTCCGCCGGCAGATGGAAGCGGCTTTTGGCGGCTGA
- a CDS encoding Rieske 2Fe-2S domain-containing protein, whose translation MLNAQDNETLTRVGPGTPMGDWMRLFWIPFYPTEGLAPDGQPKRVKLLGEDLVAFRDSDGRPGLVANACPHRGAPMMFGRNEECGLRCVYHGWKFDVNGRALDMPAVDDDSLMYKSVRLRAYPCRERGGVLWAYLGPETAPPPLPEIEFNLVPAENVFVSFRVQECNWLQALEGEIDSAHAPILHGRIDGQGAINQWIAAQDLRPKFECQRTEAGVRIAARRVVDERTHYWRVNQFLAPFWTLVPPQSKFPELSGHAWVPMDDENTLCLMFSYTPVGELYPRMREVLANGHKGRETGHASRQVYEPQPPTVPYGDFRTKYRPDNGFGFDYQSQQDHWFSGVPGLWVQDAACQAGTMPIYDRTQEHLCASDAGIVQTRRLLLDAVRAHRETGTLPPGATRPETFMVRAVSMHLPAGTDWAEAAAGPMTARLGADFGYDL comes from the coding sequence ATGTTGAACGCCCAGGACAACGAGACCCTGACCCGCGTCGGCCCCGGCACGCCCATGGGCGACTGGATGCGCCTGTTCTGGATCCCGTTCTACCCCACGGAGGGCCTCGCGCCGGACGGCCAGCCGAAGCGCGTCAAGCTGCTGGGCGAGGATCTGGTCGCCTTCCGCGACAGCGACGGGCGGCCCGGCCTGGTCGCCAATGCCTGCCCGCACCGCGGCGCGCCGATGATGTTCGGCCGCAACGAGGAATGCGGCCTGCGCTGCGTCTATCACGGCTGGAAGTTCGACGTGAACGGCCGGGCGCTCGACATGCCGGCGGTCGACGACGACAGCCTGATGTACAAGAGCGTGCGCCTGCGGGCCTATCCCTGCCGGGAACGGGGCGGCGTGCTCTGGGCCTATCTGGGGCCCGAAACCGCACCGCCGCCGCTGCCGGAGATCGAGTTCAACCTGGTGCCGGCCGAAAACGTGTTCGTCTCGTTCCGGGTGCAGGAATGCAACTGGCTCCAGGCGCTGGAAGGCGAGATCGATTCCGCGCACGCGCCGATCCTGCACGGCCGCATCGACGGCCAGGGCGCGATCAACCAGTGGATCGCTGCCCAGGACCTGCGCCCGAAATTCGAGTGCCAGCGCACCGAGGCCGGCGTCCGCATCGCCGCCCGCCGCGTCGTCGACGAGCGGACCCATTACTGGCGCGTCAACCAGTTCCTGGCGCCGTTCTGGACCCTGGTGCCGCCACAGTCGAAATTCCCGGAACTCTCCGGCCATGCGTGGGTGCCGATGGATGACGAAAACACGCTCTGCCTGATGTTCTCCTACACGCCCGTGGGCGAGCTTTACCCGCGCATGCGCGAGGTGCTGGCGAACGGCCACAAGGGCCGCGAGACCGGCCATGCCAGCCGCCAGGTCTACGAGCCGCAGCCGCCGACCGTGCCCTATGGCGACTTCCGCACCAAATACCGGCCCGACAACGGCTTCGGCTTCGACTACCAAAGCCAGCAGGACCACTGGTTTTCCGGCGTGCCGGGGCTCTGGGTGCAGGATGCCGCCTGCCAGGCCGGCACCATGCCGATCTACGACCGCACGCAGGAGCATCTCTGCGCTTCGGACGCCGGCATCGTCCAGACCCGCCGGCTGTTGCTGGATGCCGTCCGCGCCCATCGCGAGACCGGCACGCTGCCACCGGGCGCGACCCGACCCGAAACCTTCATGGTCCGCGCTGTCTCCATGCACCTGCCCGCCGGCACCGACTGGGCGGAGGCCGCGGCCGGACCGATGACCGCCCGCCTCGGCGCCGACTTCGGCTACGACCTCTGA
- a CDS encoding TetR/AcrR family transcriptional regulator — MDQRDRAKRGYHHGNLREALLFAAIGLIADKGLQGFTFAEAARAAGVSPAAPYRHFADRDALIAEVARYGFERFADRLERAWNRGAPSPLAALEAVGLAYLAFAREERPLFQAMFQSGVPEDPAVKSAADRAFAVLQGACQALAATRPVANRPPVHMMTYHLWALCHGVAELFGDRPPRRAPISAADLLESGLLVYLRGLGLIPED; from the coding sequence ATGGACCAGCGGGACCGTGCCAAGCGCGGCTATCATCACGGCAATCTGCGCGAGGCGCTGCTGTTCGCAGCCATCGGACTGATTGCCGACAAGGGGCTGCAAGGCTTCACCTTCGCCGAGGCCGCCAGGGCCGCCGGCGTGTCGCCGGCTGCGCCCTATCGCCATTTCGCCGACCGCGACGCCCTGATCGCGGAGGTGGCGCGCTATGGCTTCGAACGCTTCGCCGACCGGCTGGAACGCGCCTGGAACCGGGGTGCGCCCAGCCCGCTGGCGGCGCTGGAGGCCGTCGGCCTGGCCTATCTGGCCTTTGCGCGGGAGGAACGGCCGCTGTTCCAGGCCATGTTCCAGTCCGGCGTGCCGGAGGACCCGGCGGTCAAATCCGCCGCCGACCGCGCCTTCGCCGTGTTGCAGGGCGCCTGCCAGGCCCTGGCCGCGACCCGCCCGGTGGCGAACCGGCCGCCGGTGCATATGATGACCTACCATCTCTGGGCGCTCTGCCACGGCGTCGCCGAGCTGTTCGGCGACCGCCCGCCCAGGCGCGCGCCGATCAGCGCTGCCGACCTGCTGGAATCCGGCCTGCTGGTCTATCTCCGCGGCCTGGGCCTCATCCCCGAAGATTGA